The following proteins come from a genomic window of Paenibacillus sp. CAA11:
- a CDS encoding macrolide 2'-phosphotransferase, whose protein sequence is MGADKHDHQKIKDELAAIAGHCGLRLDPHRMELNETGMDFRVAFATDYEGTDWVLRSPRRPDVWERAENEHKALLFIRDKLPIDVPNWRIVTRELIAYPLLNGTPVATVDPSGGGYLWQQDQQALPDVFFDSLAEALAALHGIDQDAAAKAGIRIKGPDEARKEFSSNIEDIKHSLAIPSKVQERWDKWLSTDSYWPEHSTINHGDLHPPHILVDPSQRVTGFIDWSEAEGADPGKDFTIYLGLFGPEGLRDLLQRYERFGGQVWPRMHEHIVEQWAAYPALVAKFALLAGDDAVMELAKGMITELEHDLK, encoded by the coding sequence ATGGGAGCTGACAAACACGATCATCAGAAGATAAAGGATGAACTAGCTGCAATCGCCGGCCATTGCGGCTTGAGATTGGACCCTCACCGCATGGAATTGAATGAGACAGGAATGGACTTTCGCGTTGCATTCGCGACAGATTATGAAGGTACTGATTGGGTGCTGCGCAGCCCGAGACGTCCCGATGTTTGGGAGCGGGCAGAGAACGAGCACAAGGCGCTGCTGTTCATCCGGGACAAACTCCCTATTGATGTGCCGAATTGGCGTATTGTTACCCGTGAGCTTATCGCCTATCCGCTGCTCAACGGGACGCCAGTTGCGACTGTGGATCCTTCCGGAGGCGGTTATCTCTGGCAGCAGGATCAGCAAGCTCTGCCTGATGTGTTCTTTGATTCCTTAGCTGAAGCGTTAGCTGCTCTTCACGGTATTGATCAAGATGCAGCAGCAAAGGCCGGCATACGAATCAAGGGTCCGGATGAGGCACGCAAGGAATTTTCCAGCAATATTGAAGACATTAAACACTCCCTTGCAATTCCGTCCAAAGTTCAAGAAAGGTGGGATAAGTGGTTGTCCACAGACTCCTATTGGCCAGAGCATTCTACGATAAACCATGGCGATTTACATCCACCCCACATTCTAGTTGATCCGTCGCAGCGTGTGACAGGCTTCATTGATTGGAGCGAGGCCGAAGGTGCTGACCCGGGAAAAGATTTCACCATCTATCTCGGACTCTTTGGCCCAGAGGGACTTCGCGATTTGCTTCAGAGGTATGAACGTTTTGGAGGCCAAGTCTGGCCTAGAATGCATGAGCATATTGTGGAACAGTGGGCAGCCTATCCGGCCTTAGTTGCCAAATTTGCACTCCTTGCAGGAGATGATGCGGTTATGGAGTTGGCCAAAGGGATGATCACCGAGCTCGAGCATGACCTGAAATAA
- a CDS encoding SMI1/KNR4 family protein gives MNIRDYVKAGFEAHYNRFNEVSEDGFCRWMRPGVPNSMRVTPNDEEWAVWKLVPSTVTEEDIHQLEEEFGLTFPEWYRAFISVYHHYFDDIPEQGLDEPLDDIRLMYNPLLCKHGYLPFSWDSEYGCIMCIDLNGGADEEQQAIYQIDHEILFDFEEDAAREQLQASLQYLYPNFKTYFDQQFVNPITR, from the coding sequence ATGAATATACGAGACTATGTCAAAGCAGGCTTTGAAGCCCATTACAATCGCTTTAATGAAGTATCGGAGGACGGTTTTTGCAGATGGATGCGTCCAGGTGTCCCTAATTCAATGAGGGTAACCCCGAATGATGAGGAATGGGCAGTGTGGAAGCTGGTCCCGTCCACAGTTACTGAAGAAGATATTCATCAGCTGGAAGAAGAGTTTGGTTTAACTTTTCCAGAGTGGTATCGGGCGTTTATTTCTGTATATCATCACTATTTCGACGATATTCCTGAGCAAGGACTGGATGAACCGCTGGATGATATCAGACTCATGTACAATCCCTTGCTGTGCAAGCACGGCTATCTCCCGTTCTCTTGGGATTCGGAGTATGGATGTATTATGTGCATAGATCTTAACGGCGGAGCGGATGAGGAACAGCAAGCAATTTACCAAATCGATCATGAAATACTATTTGATTTCGAGGAGGACGCGGCTCGGGAGCAGCTTCAGGCCTCGTTGCAGTACTTGTACCCGAATTTTAAAACTTATTTTGATCAGCAATTTGTGAATCCTATTACAAGATAA
- a CDS encoding SWIM zinc finger family protein: MLEITDTWIDSLAPNSAAIKNGKDLNKKGKYIELHQSEDEQVLFGLCAGSGKNPYAAPSADFVTPDKPVMRCSCPSRQFPCKHVLGLLYAYAEGKPFTTAPVPEDLAAKREKAEKREEKKAKETATGAAVNKPKKVNKAALKKKIMAQLEGLDLLERLTNSLIRRGLGTLDAKDLKTIQEHVKQMKSHYLSGAQIQLRKLQLILSDGKDQEKAYSLAAEQLAVVHAFIKKGRAHLNVRLEDPELALDHESSIEEWLGHAWQLSELKEAGLVLPETELVQLSFHSCDDVSRQEFADRGYWMNLHNGEVYYTVQYRPYKAAKLMREEDSFFEVATVPELYLYPGELNRRVRYESMAARAITEQDITHIRKAAAKSYAEVAKKVKNQLKNPLSDPHPVVLLYAEKIVTDAEGKLFMADLQGDTLELRDILEDGTIHLLKFLQENNLREVAVLGMFNHDSHSGRLTVQPLSIVNKQELLRLIY, translated from the coding sequence TTGTTAGAGATTACGGACACTTGGATCGACTCACTTGCGCCAAACAGCGCTGCTATAAAGAATGGAAAAGACTTGAACAAGAAAGGGAAGTACATCGAGCTTCATCAGTCAGAGGATGAGCAGGTGCTGTTCGGTCTATGTGCGGGAAGCGGTAAGAACCCGTATGCTGCCCCTTCAGCAGATTTCGTCACCCCGGACAAACCGGTAATGCGGTGCAGTTGTCCAAGCCGACAGTTCCCATGTAAGCATGTGCTTGGCTTGCTGTATGCTTATGCGGAAGGAAAGCCGTTTACAACTGCTCCGGTTCCTGAAGACCTTGCGGCCAAAAGGGAAAAGGCCGAGAAACGCGAGGAGAAGAAGGCCAAGGAGACTGCCACTGGAGCTGCCGTCAACAAACCGAAAAAGGTCAATAAGGCAGCGCTCAAGAAGAAAATTATGGCCCAGCTTGAGGGGCTGGATTTGCTTGAACGGCTGACGAACTCCTTGATTCGGCGCGGTCTTGGCACGTTGGACGCCAAAGATCTCAAAACCATTCAAGAGCATGTGAAGCAGATGAAGAGCCACTATTTGAGCGGTGCTCAAATTCAGCTGCGCAAGCTGCAATTGATTCTGTCGGATGGTAAGGACCAGGAGAAGGCGTATTCCTTGGCCGCAGAACAGCTTGCCGTGGTTCATGCCTTCATTAAGAAAGGCCGGGCTCATTTGAACGTGCGGCTGGAAGATCCCGAATTAGCGCTGGACCACGAATCCTCGATCGAAGAATGGCTTGGTCATGCCTGGCAGCTATCCGAGCTTAAAGAGGCCGGATTAGTCTTACCTGAGACAGAGCTGGTTCAGCTGTCCTTCCACAGCTGTGATGATGTCTCGCGTCAGGAATTTGCTGATCGGGGCTATTGGATGAACCTACATAATGGAGAAGTATATTATACGGTCCAGTACCGTCCTTATAAAGCTGCAAAGTTGATGCGTGAAGAAGACAGCTTCTTTGAAGTGGCTACCGTGCCGGAACTCTATCTTTATCCCGGAGAGCTAAACCGGCGTGTTCGCTATGAATCTATGGCTGCGAGAGCAATTACAGAGCAGGACATCACGCACATTCGGAAAGCTGCCGCCAAGTCTTATGCGGAGGTTGCGAAGAAAGTGAAGAACCAGCTTAAAAATCCGCTCAGTGATCCGCATCCTGTCGTACTGCTCTATGCAGAGAAGATAGTTACCGATGCCGAAGGCAAACTCTTTATGGCCGACTTGCAAGGGGATACGCTTGAACTGCGGGACATTCTCGAAGACGGTACCATTCATCTGTTGAAATTTTTACAAGAAAATAACTTAAGAGAGGTTGCTGTGCTTGGAATGTTCAATCATGATTCGCATAGCGGACGATTGACGGTCCAACCTCTAAGCATTGTAAATAAGCAAGAGCTGCTTCGTTTGATCTATTAA
- a CDS encoding HEAT repeat domain-containing protein has product MSHALLIELNQELRRLYIAGSDLAAEDFRLKRLLPSFQQLGERAPVFKKLAEGIDALISGGSGADSAVRLQDVNLLLQSVLRTQGKGGAEGQTSDLYNKAVNLPTSFSYRRLSPVRTALTTRGGGRHEIIVGAFREGIFQDLRLLPLAIEALNDPYVEIAEFVMTDILPSYGPALVPHLIESFNPEGGRLEARKLIVMAKSGGEEVLKLIYEAAMAGSNEVRTTAIRLLADHAEYEQVLLDLSHDKKKNIREAAYQGLAESSWDSAAERLYEASKGKDSELVGPSLSRSQSELLSGWLIRDLAELVHIAEDTALNKEKREELRTQAVRYFWAVSRKESQELEQIYLKVLRNYKHFMFTLGWTFLVNEAMNYLKSIGSEEGRELMKAAIELDLKKYAGTHSYAGDVFVKAQPILSPERLYEEYSALLNGRKHASAASRSVNTAKQLLDTMESMVINRRYQMIRQEWAYGEEGYAYKVEIPSQEEIAATWDSRWLDHFIELDRMNLVSVFARPGHAEVASFLLKKLRHSPEFRNRFANIAVIGLVRAGVSEEVLHEALIQAVEDERNTECREIEPFLFEQLNRLPAVYADRLRACLHKFTFTSSEQLEFILKNMESSIHS; this is encoded by the coding sequence ATGAGTCATGCATTGCTAATAGAACTCAACCAAGAATTACGGCGGCTATATATCGCCGGGAGCGATTTGGCGGCCGAGGACTTTAGATTGAAGAGGCTGCTGCCCTCCTTTCAACAGCTGGGAGAACGGGCACCGGTATTTAAGAAGCTTGCGGAGGGGATTGATGCTTTAATCTCTGGAGGCAGCGGAGCAGACTCGGCTGTGCGGCTCCAGGATGTGAATCTGCTGCTGCAATCGGTACTCCGTACCCAGGGGAAAGGAGGGGCCGAGGGTCAAACGTCCGATCTGTACAATAAGGCGGTGAATCTGCCCACCAGCTTCTCATATCGCAGACTTTCTCCCGTCCGTACCGCGCTTACAACCCGTGGCGGAGGACGTCACGAAATCATTGTAGGAGCGTTCCGGGAAGGGATATTCCAGGACCTCCGCCTGCTTCCGCTGGCGATTGAAGCTTTGAACGATCCCTACGTAGAGATTGCAGAGTTTGTAATGACCGATATTTTACCATCTTATGGCCCGGCGCTTGTGCCGCACCTTATTGAGAGCTTTAATCCAGAAGGCGGCAGGCTTGAAGCCCGCAAGCTGATAGTTATGGCCAAGAGCGGTGGAGAAGAGGTACTGAAGCTGATTTATGAAGCAGCCATGGCCGGCTCGAATGAAGTACGGACGACGGCAATCCGGCTGCTTGCTGATCATGCCGAGTATGAACAGGTTCTGCTGGACTTGAGTCATGATAAGAAAAAGAACATTCGTGAGGCTGCCTATCAAGGGCTGGCCGAGAGCAGCTGGGACAGTGCGGCAGAACGCCTGTATGAAGCGTCCAAAGGGAAAGACAGCGAGCTTGTGGGTCCTTCATTATCCCGAAGTCAGTCGGAGCTGCTTAGCGGTTGGCTGATACGAGATCTTGCTGAGCTGGTTCATATCGCAGAGGACACCGCACTTAATAAGGAGAAGCGAGAAGAGCTGAGAACACAGGCCGTCCGTTATTTCTGGGCGGTGAGCCGCAAGGAGAGCCAGGAATTGGAGCAGATTTATTTAAAGGTTCTGCGAAACTATAAACACTTTATGTTTACATTAGGCTGGACGTTCTTGGTGAATGAAGCGATGAATTATTTGAAGAGCATCGGGTCGGAAGAAGGACGGGAGCTGATGAAGGCGGCAATTGAACTCGATCTGAAAAAGTATGCCGGCACGCATTCCTACGCTGGGGATGTCTTTGTCAAAGCTCAGCCTATTCTTTCTCCAGAGCGGCTATATGAAGAATACTCTGCTCTTCTTAATGGACGGAAGCATGCTTCGGCTGCGAGCCGGAGTGTGAATACGGCCAAACAGCTTCTGGATACGATGGAGAGCATGGTGATCAACCGGAGATACCAGATGATCAGACAGGAATGGGCCTATGGAGAAGAGGGCTATGCCTATAAGGTAGAGATACCGTCACAGGAAGAAATTGCTGCAACCTGGGATTCCCGCTGGCTGGATCATTTTATTGAACTGGATCGTATGAATCTGGTCAGTGTTTTTGCTCGCCCAGGGCATGCGGAAGTAGCCTCTTTCTTACTAAAGAAGCTGCGCCATTCTCCGGAATTCCGCAACCGATTCGCGAATATCGCTGTCATCGGGCTGGTTCGTGCAGGCGTATCGGAAGAAGTATTACACGAGGCGCTCATACAGGCTGTGGAGGACGAGCGAAATACGGAATGCCGGGAGATCGAGCCGTTTTTATTCGAACAGCTAAACCGTCTTCCTGCTGTCTATGCAGACCGTCTTCGCGCTTGCCTGCATAAATTCACCTTCACAAGCAGCGAGCAGCTGGAATTTATCTTGAAAAACATGGAATCGTCCATTCATTCATAA
- a CDS encoding ATP-binding protein, translating to MSTEPVMQDIMRKPAEILYQEELQALIREDQGKVPTGWQMSPQSVLKFIVGGTAGSQIITPKYIGNRRIVEMAIATLVTDRALLLIGEPGTAKSWLSENLAAAIYGQSGLVVQGTAGTTEEQVRYSWNYAMLLAQGPTPDALVKSPIMRAMEAGGIARFEEISRCASEVQDALISILSEKTISIPELGKELNAHKGFSVIATANTRDRGVNEMSTALKRRFNMIVLPAPADLETEVEIVKKRVSEIAASYDLQAAAPADEALLKVVTIFRELRSGMTLDKKEKVKSPAGVISTAEAISLLTNSMALAASFGSGEMTDEDLAAGLQGAIVKDDDKDRLVWKEYLDNVMKKRGASWRSLYTACKELNS from the coding sequence ATGAGTACGGAACCGGTGATGCAGGACATCATGCGTAAGCCTGCGGAGATTTTATATCAAGAAGAACTGCAGGCTTTGATTCGTGAGGACCAGGGGAAAGTTCCGACGGGATGGCAGATGTCACCCCAGTCGGTGCTCAAATTTATTGTTGGTGGAACCGCGGGAAGTCAGATCATTACACCTAAATATATCGGAAACCGGCGTATAGTTGAAATGGCCATTGCGACACTTGTTACAGACCGGGCCCTGCTATTGATCGGTGAACCCGGCACAGCTAAGTCCTGGCTGTCAGAGAACCTGGCTGCGGCAATTTACGGCCAATCCGGTCTGGTTGTGCAGGGAACTGCTGGCACAACCGAAGAACAGGTGAGGTATTCCTGGAATTATGCCATGCTGCTTGCACAAGGCCCTACACCTGATGCCCTGGTCAAGAGTCCGATCATGCGGGCAATGGAAGCAGGGGGGATTGCCAGGTTTGAGGAGATTTCTCGCTGTGCATCTGAGGTGCAGGATGCTCTGATCTCGATTTTGTCAGAGAAGACGATCTCTATCCCCGAGCTCGGCAAGGAGCTGAATGCGCACAAAGGCTTCAGTGTGATTGCTACGGCCAATACCCGCGACCGCGGTGTGAATGAGATGTCAACGGCATTGAAGCGACGTTTCAATATGATCGTGCTGCCTGCGCCAGCGGACCTTGAAACCGAGGTGGAGATTGTGAAGAAGCGCGTCTCCGAGATTGCCGCTTCTTATGATTTGCAGGCGGCGGCTCCGGCTGACGAAGCCCTGCTCAAGGTCGTGACCATCTTCCGGGAGCTGCGCAGCGGAATGACACTCGACAAGAAAGAGAAAGTGAAATCCCCAGCCGGTGTCATCTCAACTGCAGAAGCGATCTCACTGCTTACAAACAGCATGGCGCTGGCAGCGAGCTTTGGAAGTGGAGAAATGACAGATGAGGATCTGGCGGCCGGACTGCAAGGGGCTATTGTAAAGGATGACGACAAAGACCGGTTAGTCTGGAAGGAATATTTGGACAATGTGATGAAGAAGCGCGGAGCAAGCTGGCGCAGTCTGTATACCGCATGTAAGGAGTTGAATTCATGA
- a CDS encoding DUF5682 family protein encodes MNTACGAGVHIYGVRHLSPAGAYHVTEYLERVQPTAVLIEGPSDASSEIVHLTNRSTKPPVAILAFTEELPVRTVLWPFAVYSPEYQAMMWAQHHGAYCAFIDLPSSSAVCLQDVRGIALEVPSSAHVGDAEEDGLPISEGSSEGTESTLYNQIAELAGEYDYDTYWERSFEHNLSPGAYEQSILELSKQMRELTEEQEQRHHRVEYVYNAVREAYMCRQIADAIAAGHKPEKVVVICGAYHASALLDLTNAMNDRDLEELPSRKTKLTLMPYSYLKLSSLTGYGAGNIAPYYFQMMWEHMRRGKLKELPYLYLASVAADLRKSGTHRSTAEVIEAVRFAESLAALHDGFAPTLMDLRDAAKTLLGRGELSVVAESLARIEVGTAIGALAEGVSQTPIQDDVNRQLKRLKLEKYKTAVSADLALDLRENRRVSSEEAAFLDLNRSFWFHRLKLLGIHFVKERTKTETQAVWAEHWIIQWSPEVEIQVVESNLLGETVETAAAFVLQQRLESCSSIKEAGELITAAYECGMIHQMEAGRIALQRLAVQSQNVVEIATAARQLSQLIRFGGIRRIDTSPLIPLLQQLFLRACLFLYDASQCNDEAAQAMAGAMNELNHMAPEHHEDVDDILWAQELVRLSERDDAHPLLSGLACAMLLERGALTAEQCAAEVSRRLSPGIPADLGAGWFEGLSMRNRYALLSRLSLWEQLDAYICALDTDEFKRALVFLRRAFSVFSSKEKTMVAELLGELWGVEPEQAAEVMMDDLKEEEAQMLDELNDFDFEDF; translated from the coding sequence ATGAACACGGCTTGCGGCGCTGGAGTGCATATTTACGGCGTCCGGCATCTGTCGCCAGCCGGTGCATACCATGTTACCGAATATTTGGAGCGGGTACAGCCAACGGCAGTATTAATAGAGGGTCCTTCGGATGCATCATCCGAGATTGTGCACTTGACGAATAGATCGACCAAGCCTCCGGTAGCGATCTTAGCTTTTACGGAGGAGCTGCCGGTACGAACCGTTCTCTGGCCTTTTGCCGTGTATTCGCCGGAATATCAGGCAATGATGTGGGCACAGCATCATGGGGCTTATTGTGCATTTATAGATTTGCCTTCTAGCTCGGCAGTCTGCTTGCAGGATGTCCGGGGGATTGCTCTAGAGGTCCCTTCTTCCGCACATGTTGGAGATGCGGAAGAAGACGGGCTGCCTATCTCTGAGGGGAGCAGCGAGGGCACGGAAAGCACACTTTACAACCAAATCGCGGAGCTCGCTGGGGAGTATGACTATGACACGTATTGGGAGCGCAGCTTTGAACATAACCTGAGTCCGGGCGCGTATGAGCAGTCGATCTTAGAGCTTTCCAAGCAGATGCGGGAGCTTACCGAAGAACAGGAACAGCGACACCACAGGGTTGAATACGTTTATAACGCTGTGCGCGAAGCTTATATGTGCCGGCAAATTGCAGATGCGATTGCAGCAGGACACAAACCGGAGAAGGTTGTGGTCATTTGCGGGGCATATCATGCTTCGGCCCTTCTCGATCTCACGAACGCGATGAACGATAGGGACTTGGAAGAGCTCCCCTCTCGTAAGACCAAGCTGACGCTGATGCCGTATTCCTATTTGAAGCTGTCGTCATTAACCGGCTATGGGGCGGGGAACATCGCGCCATATTATTTCCAGATGATGTGGGAACACATGCGGCGGGGAAAGCTTAAGGAATTACCGTATCTCTATTTGGCTTCCGTTGCCGCCGATCTTAGAAAATCAGGCACTCATCGGTCAACAGCGGAGGTAATTGAAGCAGTCAGATTCGCCGAATCGCTGGCAGCTTTACATGACGGCTTTGCTCCCACATTGATGGATCTTAGGGATGCTGCCAAGACGCTGCTCGGCCGCGGTGAGCTGTCCGTAGTTGCGGAATCGCTGGCTCGGATCGAGGTGGGAACGGCGATTGGTGCTTTAGCCGAAGGTGTCAGCCAGACGCCTATTCAGGATGATGTGAACAGGCAGCTAAAGAGACTTAAGCTGGAGAAATACAAAACGGCGGTGTCAGCCGATCTTGCTCTGGATCTCCGAGAAAATCGAAGAGTGTCTTCAGAAGAAGCGGCTTTTCTTGATCTAAATCGTTCGTTCTGGTTCCATCGTCTGAAGCTGCTGGGCATTCATTTTGTCAAAGAGAGGACAAAGACTGAGACCCAAGCCGTATGGGCAGAGCACTGGATCATCCAATGGTCGCCTGAAGTGGAGATCCAGGTGGTGGAATCCAATCTGCTGGGGGAGACCGTGGAGACCGCTGCTGCATTTGTTCTGCAGCAGCGGCTGGAGAGCTGCTCCTCCATTAAAGAAGCCGGCGAACTTATCACCGCTGCTTACGAATGCGGGATGATTCATCAGATGGAAGCTGGACGAATTGCCTTACAGCGGCTTGCTGTCCAGAGTCAGAATGTGGTAGAGATTGCGACTGCCGCAAGGCAGCTCTCGCAGCTTATCCGGTTTGGCGGCATACGCAGAATAGATACGTCTCCGCTCATACCGCTGCTGCAGCAGCTGTTCTTGCGCGCTTGCCTGTTCTTATATGATGCCAGCCAGTGCAATGATGAAGCCGCACAGGCCATGGCCGGAGCCATGAATGAACTGAACCATATGGCACCTGAACATCACGAGGATGTGGATGATATCCTCTGGGCCCAGGAACTGGTCCGGCTATCTGAAAGGGACGATGCCCATCCGCTGCTTTCCGGGCTGGCCTGTGCCATGCTTCTGGAACGAGGCGCACTTACTGCTGAGCAGTGCGCAGCGGAGGTGTCCCGGCGGCTGTCACCAGGCATTCCGGCAGATCTTGGTGCGGGCTGGTTCGAGGGCTTGTCCATGCGGAATCGGTATGCGCTGCTATCCCGGTTGAGCTTATGGGAGCAGCTTGATGCGTATATATGCGCATTGGACACCGATGAATTTAAGCGAGCGCTGGTTTTTCTGCGGCGCGCATTCAGCGTTTTCAGCTCCAAGGAAAAGACGATGGTTGCCGAATTGCTCGGCGAACTCTGGGGAGTAGAGCCAGAGCAGGCAGCTGAAGTGATGATGGATGATCTGAAGGAGGAAGAAGCCCAGATGTTAGATGAACTCAATGATTTTGATTTTGAGGATTTCTAG
- a CDS encoding VWA domain-containing protein, whose protein sequence is MVEPLNRQALSRWRLILGAAAEGELAQLGREGQVGLTNDELIMDQALAAIYDETDQTGGGSSGSSTGSRGAGQGKSAPRLAKWLGDVRSLFPEDVVSVIQNDAMERKGWKQLLFEPEVLASVKPDIQLVGTLLTLKGKIPEQTKDTARMLVQAVVDELVKRMSQEIHRAVTGALNRRQHTPLPSLSGIDWKRTIQRNLKHYDAKSKRIIPERFYYFDRAKRNKEWTVIVDIDQSGSMSESVIWASVVGSIFASIPALDTRVVVFDTEVVDLTEQCANDPVDMLFGIQLGGGTNIDKSVAYCEQFIHEPKKTLFILISDLYEGGNQSRLIRRMQEMKESGVKTLCLLALSDEGKPFYDERIARAFAKGGTPSFACTPAMLPQLVEGALQGQDLSLLVKKLENKAGSAV, encoded by the coding sequence ATGGTAGAACCGTTAAATCGTCAAGCCCTTTCCCGATGGCGGCTCATTCTGGGCGCGGCCGCTGAAGGGGAGCTTGCGCAGCTTGGCAGAGAAGGACAGGTTGGACTTACGAATGATGAGCTCATCATGGATCAGGCGCTTGCTGCCATCTATGATGAGACAGACCAGACCGGGGGCGGCAGTTCAGGGAGCAGCACAGGTTCCCGCGGGGCCGGACAAGGCAAATCCGCACCCAGGCTGGCTAAGTGGCTTGGGGATGTGCGGAGCTTGTTCCCTGAGGACGTCGTCTCCGTCATTCAGAACGATGCGATGGAGCGCAAGGGCTGGAAGCAGCTCTTGTTCGAGCCTGAGGTGCTTGCCAGTGTGAAGCCGGATATTCAGCTCGTCGGTACGCTGCTCACCCTCAAAGGCAAGATTCCCGAACAGACCAAAGACACAGCACGCATGCTAGTGCAGGCTGTGGTGGATGAGCTGGTCAAGCGGATGAGCCAAGAGATTCATAGGGCGGTAACAGGCGCTTTGAACCGCAGGCAGCATACGCCGCTTCCTTCCCTAAGCGGGATTGATTGGAAGCGCACGATCCAGCGAAACCTCAAGCACTATGATGCTAAATCCAAACGGATCATTCCTGAAAGGTTCTATTATTTCGACAGGGCCAAACGGAACAAAGAGTGGACAGTTATCGTCGATATTGATCAAAGCGGGTCAATGTCGGAATCCGTCATCTGGGCATCGGTGGTCGGGTCCATCTTTGCCAGCATTCCTGCACTCGATACCCGAGTGGTTGTATTTGATACGGAAGTGGTCGACCTGACCGAGCAATGCGCGAACGATCCCGTGGATATGCTGTTTGGCATCCAGCTTGGCGGGGGGACTAATATTGATAAATCTGTCGCTTACTGTGAGCAGTTTATTCATGAACCGAAGAAGACTTTGTTCATCCTTATTTCTGATCTCTATGAAGGGGGCAACCAATCGAGGCTGATCCGTCGAATGCAGGAAATGAAGGAGTCCGGGGTCAAGACGTTATGCCTGCTGGCCTTGTCGGATGAAGGCAAGCCCTTCTACGATGAACGGATAGCCAGAGCCTTCGCTAAGGGCGGAACGCCTAGCTTTGCCTGTACGCCAGCCATGCTGCCGCAGCTGGTGGAAGGTGCGCTGCAAGGACAGGACTTGTCCCTGCTGGTTAAGAAGCTGGAAAATAAAGCCGGTTCTGCTGTTTAA
- a CDS encoding NAD(P)/FAD-dependent oxidoreductase — MKKVIVIGAGILGASTAYQLSKMGSKVILVDRKDEGQATDAAAGIICPWLSQRRNQAWYRLAKAGARFYPGLIEGLISEGETETGYARVGALSIHQDPEKVVKMEERAQLRKADAPEIGGITRLDEQATAEQFPLLAEGYHSVHISGAARIDGRALRDALIRSAQREGAVLIEGDAVLEFESGHVIGVRVRGERILADEIIVCAGAWANQLLKPLGVDLKVRYQKAQIMHLQLDGQEDTSNWPVVIPPSDQYLLAFDHQKIVIGATHENEVEGYDTRITAGGMQEVLNKGLELAPGLANSTFAEVRVGFRPFTPGFLPVIGRVPGWEGLIAANGLGSSGLTMGPFIGSQLARLALGLDLEIDIRDYDLRSAMEES; from the coding sequence ATGAAGAAAGTGATTGTGATCGGAGCAGGGATTCTCGGGGCATCTACTGCGTATCAGCTATCAAAAATGGGGTCTAAAGTGATTCTTGTTGACCGTAAGGATGAAGGACAGGCTACAGATGCCGCAGCCGGCATTATCTGTCCCTGGCTATCCCAGCGGCGGAATCAGGCATGGTACCGCCTGGCCAAGGCAGGAGCGCGCTTTTATCCAGGCTTGATCGAAGGGTTGATCTCTGAAGGAGAAACCGAAACCGGCTATGCCCGGGTTGGTGCGCTGAGCATTCACCAGGACCCGGAGAAAGTTGTGAAGATGGAGGAACGGGCACAGCTGCGGAAGGCGGATGCACCGGAAATCGGGGGAATTACCCGTCTTGATGAACAAGCAACTGCTGAGCAATTTCCTCTACTGGCAGAAGGGTATCACTCGGTTCATATCAGTGGTGCTGCTCGTATAGATGGCCGTGCCCTGCGTGATGCACTGATCCGCTCGGCTCAAAGGGAGGGAGCGGTTCTGATTGAGGGAGATGCAGTACTTGAGTTTGAATCTGGCCATGTAATAGGAGTCCGTGTTAGAGGAGAACGGATTCTGGCTGACGAGATCATTGTATGCGCTGGCGCTTGGGCTAATCAACTGCTTAAACCCTTAGGGGTTGACCTTAAAGTTCGTTATCAAAAAGCGCAAATTATGCATTTACAGCTGGATGGTCAGGAGGACACAAGCAACTGGCCTGTCGTTATACCTCCATCAGACCAGTATTTACTAGCGTTCGATCATCAAAAAATCGTGATTGGAGCTACACACGAGAATGAAGTAGAAGGTTACGATACAAGGATCACCGCGGGCGGCATGCAAGAAGTGCTGAATAAGGGACTGGAATTGGCACCTGGTTTGGCGAACAGTACTTTTGCAGAGGTAAGAGTGGGGTTCCGGCCATTCACGCCGGGTTTCCTTCCGGTGATAGGCAGGGTTCCCGGCTGGGAAGGACTAATTGCAGCTAATGGACTAGGATCATCGGGATTAACCATGGGTCCATTCATCGGCAGTCAGCTGGCGAGGCTGGCGCTTGGTCTGGATTTAGAAATCGATATTCGTGATTATGATTTAAGGAGTGCAATGGAGGAGAGCTGA